The genomic interval ATGTACTTTGGAGACGATATGAGTTTAACGAAAATGGATGCGACTGCACTTTATGCAGGCATTGTTGTTGATACGAAAAATTTTGCAGTACAGACGGGAGTAAGGACGTTCGATGCTGCTGCTTATCTTAGACGTTCTGGGGCAGATCCTGCAATGGTAAGACATCTATTCAGGACGGATTATGAAAGCACACGGGCGAAAGCCAGAGCCTTAAGTCGGGCAGAATTTTTGAAGGGCGGGCTGATCGTGACCAGCTGTCCGGAAAATACGCCAAATGCACAAGTGACTGCAGCTCAAATAGCTGATTCTATGCTGCGGATTGAAGATGTAAGGATGAGTTTGGTATTATTTCCGTTTGAAGATGGTGTTGGGATCAGTGCACGTTCCACTGGTGAAATTAATGTACAGGTTATTATGGAACAATTTGGCGGCGGGGGACATCAAAATGTTGCCGGCGCACAAGTAAAAGATATTAGTTTAGAAGATTTAAAACGCAAAGTGGTTGAACTGAGCGTGAACTATATTGAGGAGAGTGACAAACATGAAAGTGATTTTGCAGCAAGAGGTTAAAAAAGTTGGTAAAAAAGGTGATATTTTAGAAGTTTCAGAAGGCTATGCAAGAAACTTTCTTTTACCAAAAGGCTATGCGGTTGAGGCTACAGCAACTAATTTAAATGCTGTAAATCAGCAAAAGCGTTCTGAAGAACGTAAGAAGCAGCAAGCCGTGGATGAAGCGAATTTAATGGCAGCGCAGCTTAGCAAGATTGAAGTAACAATTCCCGTAAAAATCGGTGAAGGCGGGAAACTTTTTGGTTCGGTAACGGGTAAAGATATCGCGGAAGCGTTGAAAAAAGATCATAATATCGATATAGATAAACGTAAAATTGAAGTGAAAGAAGGCATAAAAGGGATTGGTGATTACGAAGCCGTAATCAAAGTGCATCCTGAAATTACAAGTAAGATTAAGGTACACATAATCGCGGGCTAGAAAGAGGCAGGGCATGAAAAAGTTTTTTAAAAGACTGATTGGCAATGGTCAGGAAGAAGTGAATTTGGAAAGCGAAGATTTGATTAATCGACAAGTGACGGCTTTGTATGGTTTGCTGGCGGATGTTATCGGTTCAGAAAAACTGGTATTAAAGGCAGGCAAATTGGATGCATTGGAACAGATGCGTTCAAAGAATGTTGCTGAAAGAGTGTTGGCGCTACAAAAGATCGTTTTTGAAAACCCAACCTTTGATAAGCTGCCAACGACAGAAGAAATCCCAATGTTGTTAGACGAATTGGAAGAAGAGATTGCCGATTCAATGGCAAGACGGACCGTTGAGGATAAGATTGAGAAGAAAGTCGTCGAAAAGATGGAAGAACGACATCAAGAATATATGCAGGAAATTCGCACACAGGTTCTAAAAGAAGAGAATAGTGTGGAAACTGCGCAAACGTTAAAACGTTTCGCTGAATTAGAGAAATTGGAAAGTACGAAATTAACGAAATCTGTGATGGAGTTGCTGCGTCCGGCTACACTTGCGGAAGTTGTCGGACAGGAGCGGGCGGTGCAGTCACTAAGAGCTAAACTTAGTTCGCCATACCCGCAGCATCTGATTCTTTATGGACCGCCGGGTGTCGGAAAAACGACAGTTGCGCGGTTGGTATTGGAGGAGGCACGGAAGGCGAAGTTTACGCCTTTTGCAGAAGATGCGCCATTTGTAGAATCTGATGGAACAACCCTGCGGTGGGATCCCCATGATATGACAAATCCGTTGCTTGGTTCTGTTCATGATCCGATTTACCAAGGGGCAAGACGCGATCTTGCGGAAAGTGGTGTGCCTGAACCGAAACCAGGCTTGGTAACAGATGCGCATGGCGGTATTTTGTTCATTGATGAAATTGGCGAGATGGATCCGATGCTGCAGAATAAGCTGCTGAAGATTCTGGAAGATAAACGTGCTTTTTTTGATTCTGCTTATTATGATCCGGCGGATGAATCTGTGCCTAAATACATTAGAAAACTGTTTGAAGAAGGGGCACCTGCCGACTTTGTTCTGATTGGTGCGACGACGCGTGAAGCTGGCTATATCAATCCGGCACTTCGTTCACGGTGTGCAGAAATTTACTTTGAGCCACTTACACCACAGCATATTGAAAAAATTGTGTATGTTGCTGCCGAGAAGCTTAAAGTTATATTAGAAGATGATGTAGCACGTTTGATCAGCGAATATACGATTGAAGGCCGTAAGGCAATTAATATTTTAGCGGATGCATATAGTCTGGCATTGCAAAGAAACAATGATGTTGAAGAAATAGACCAAATTGTGATAGAGAAAGAAGATATTTATAAAGTCGTGCAAGTAAGTAGACTTTCTCCATTTGTAACCCAAAAAGCTTCCGAAAAAGGTGAAATCGGTAAAGTTTTTGGACTTGGTGTCGCGGGGTACATTGGTTCTGTTATAGAAATTGAAGCCGTGGTATTCCCAGCCAACGAGAAGGGCAAGGGAACGATCCGTTTTAATCAAACTGCAGGAAATATGGCAAAAGATTCGGTTTTTAATGCCGCTGCAGTGGTACGGAAAATTACCGGCGAAGATTTGAGTAATTATGATGCACATGTCAATGTAATTGGCGGGGGCAATATTGATGGCCCGTCAGCGGGAACGGCAATTTTAACAGCGCTTATTTCAGCAATAACAAAACGAAAAATTCGTCAAAATGTCGCTGTTACAGGTGAAATTTCGATTCAAGGTAAAGTCAGACCAGTCGGTGGCGTTTTTGAAAAAGCGTATGGAGCAAAGCAAGCGGGGATTACGACGCTTGTCATTCCAAAAGAAAATGCTAAGGATATTCCGGCAGGGCATCTTGGGCTTGATATTCATAGTGTAGAAACAGCAGAGGAAGCGTTTAAGGTACTGTTTATAGAGGAGAACTAGCTGAGAGGGGATGTAAGAATGATCGATAGGGTACCGCCGCAGAATATTGAGGCGGAACAAGCAGTTCTTGGCGCGATGTTAATTGAAAAAGAAGCAATTTCTAAAGTAGCGGAGTTTTTAAAGGGCAGTGATTTCTATCGGGAAGCACATACGATTATTTTCGATACGATGTTGGATTTGTTTAATAAAAATGAAGCTGTTGATTTAGTTACAGTAACGGAATCGCTTAGAAAAAATGATAAATTAGAAACGGTCGGCGGGATTGCCTATATTACTTCACTTGCCAATAGTGTTCCAACGGCGGCCAATATTTTGTACCATGGTAAAATTATCGAGGAAAAATCTTTACTCAGAGGTTTGATCAACTCGGCGACAACGATTGCTGGTATGGGATATGAAGATGCCGAAGATGTGGAAGCAATTATTGACAAAGCGGAAAAAATGATACTGGAAGTATCGGAGCGTAAAATTGGCGGAGATTTTACCCCGATTAAAAGTATTATTTTTGATGCGTTTGGAAAGATCGAACAACTTTATGCGTCGAAGGGCGGGATTACTGGTCTTGCATCAGGATTTAAAGATTTTGACAAACTGACATCTGGTTTGCAGCCTTCGGATTTAATTCTTGTAGCTGCACGTCCGAGTATGGGAAAGACAGCCTTTACGTTAAATATTGCATCTCATGTTGCGATTCGCGAAAAAAAAGCGGTTGCTTTTTTTTCGCTGGAAATGTCGAAGGAACAGCTGGTACAACGTATGCTTTGTTCGGAGGCAACGATTGATTCACAAAGATTGCGGATTGGGGAACTTGAGGATCGTGATTGGGGTAAATTGATTAGTGCGGCTGATCGACTTGCGTCAGCACCGATTTTTATTGATGATACGGCAGGTATTACGGTAATGGAGATGCGTTCAAAAGCGCGTCGGTTAAAAATTGAACATGATTTACAGCTTATCATCATTGACTATTTGCAATTGATGCAAGGCAGCGGCAGTAAAGGCGGGGATAACCGCCAACAAGAAATTTCTGAGATTTCTCGTTCTTTAAAAGCTTTGGCGCGTGAATTGAATGTGCCGGTGATTGCACTTTCCCAGCTGAGTC from Massilibacillus massiliensis carries:
- the lonC gene encoding Lon family ATP-dependent protease, translated to MKKFFKRLIGNGQEEVNLESEDLINRQVTALYGLLADVIGSEKLVLKAGKLDALEQMRSKNVAERVLALQKIVFENPTFDKLPTTEEIPMLLDELEEEIADSMARRTVEDKIEKKVVEKMEERHQEYMQEIRTQVLKEENSVETAQTLKRFAELEKLESTKLTKSVMELLRPATLAEVVGQERAVQSLRAKLSSPYPQHLILYGPPGVGKTTVARLVLEEARKAKFTPFAEDAPFVESDGTTLRWDPHDMTNPLLGSVHDPIYQGARRDLAESGVPEPKPGLVTDAHGGILFIDEIGEMDPMLQNKLLKILEDKRAFFDSAYYDPADESVPKYIRKLFEEGAPADFVLIGATTREAGYINPALRSRCAEIYFEPLTPQHIEKIVYVAAEKLKVILEDDVARLISEYTIEGRKAINILADAYSLALQRNNDVEEIDQIVIEKEDIYKVVQVSRLSPFVTQKASEKGEIGKVFGLGVAGYIGSVIEIEAVVFPANEKGKGTIRFNQTAGNMAKDSVFNAAAVVRKITGEDLSNYDAHVNVIGGGNIDGPSAGTAILTALISAITKRKIRQNVAVTGEISIQGKVRPVGGVFEKAYGAKQAGITTLVIPKENAKDIPAGHLGLDIHSVETAEEAFKVLFIEEN
- the rplI gene encoding 50S ribosomal protein L9, which produces MKVILQQEVKKVGKKGDILEVSEGYARNFLLPKGYAVEATATNLNAVNQQKRSEERKKQQAVDEANLMAAQLSKIEVTIPVKIGEGGKLFGSVTGKDIAEALKKDHNIDIDKRKIEVKEGIKGIGDYEAVIKVHPEITSKIKVHIIAG
- the dnaB gene encoding replicative DNA helicase, whose protein sequence is MIDRVPPQNIEAEQAVLGAMLIEKEAISKVAEFLKGSDFYREAHTIIFDTMLDLFNKNEAVDLVTVTESLRKNDKLETVGGIAYITSLANSVPTAANILYHGKIIEEKSLLRGLINSATTIAGMGYEDAEDVEAIIDKAEKMILEVSERKIGGDFTPIKSIIFDAFGKIEQLYASKGGITGLASGFKDFDKLTSGLQPSDLILVAARPSMGKTAFTLNIASHVAIREKKAVAFFSLEMSKEQLVQRMLCSEATIDSQRLRIGELEDRDWGKLISAADRLASAPIFIDDTAGITVMEMRSKARRLKIEHDLQLIIIDYLQLMQGSGSKGGDNRQQEISEISRSLKALARELNVPVIALSQLSRSVESRQVKKPMLSDLRESGSLEQDADIVAFLYREDYYNPDTENKNITEVIIAKHRNGPVDTVQLFFHKQFTKFCDLSRLQE